The following proteins are co-located in the Streptomyces sp. NBC_01198 genome:
- a CDS encoding chaplin — protein sequence MSRIAKAAAVTAAAGAVLAAGAGMAAADAGAQGAAVGSPGVLSGNLIQVPVHVPVNVCGNSINVVGLLNPAFGNQCENSSVTHVTDDSAEW from the coding sequence ATGTCGCGTATCGCAAAGGCTGCGGCTGTCACCGCCGCCGCGGGTGCCGTACTGGCCGCGGGTGCCGGGATGGCCGCTGCCGACGCCGGTGCCCAGGGCGCTGCTGTCGGTTCCCCGGGCGTGCTGTCCGGCAACCTGATCCAGGTCCCGGTCCACGTTCCGGTCAACGTCTGCGGCAACTCCATCAACGTGGTCGGCCTGCTGAACCCGGCGTTCGGCAACCAGTGCGAGAACAGCTCGGTCACGCACGTCACGGACGACAGCGCGGAGTGGTAA
- a CDS encoding tyrosinase family protein: MYTRMNQRNLTSSQRTRFVEAVVELKRAGRYDKYVRLHAEYFAADGESGLRMAHMAPTFFPWHRQFLLVFERELQTIDPGVTIPYWDWTTDNKASSALWASDFMGGNGRRSDGQVMTGPFAYEAGGWPINYGVTSEKYLTRNIGRPDRPITLPTKAELNGALAIATYDVSPWNSAPSTQGFRNKIEGWTVSETKGGYLHNRVHQWVGGHMIGAASPNDPVFWLHHAFIDLIWVRWQRRHPASAYLPSRPLAAKDPEHGRVVSAQEPMPPFNVKPAAMKDHRRFYSYEEE, encoded by the coding sequence GTGTACACCCGCATGAACCAGAGGAATCTGACCAGCAGCCAGCGCACCCGCTTCGTCGAGGCGGTCGTCGAGCTCAAGCGCGCGGGCAGGTACGACAAGTACGTGCGGCTGCACGCCGAGTACTTCGCCGCGGACGGGGAGAGCGGGCTGCGGATGGCGCACATGGCGCCGACGTTCTTCCCGTGGCACCGGCAGTTCCTGCTGGTCTTCGAGCGCGAGCTGCAGACGATCGACCCAGGGGTCACCATCCCGTACTGGGACTGGACGACCGACAACAAGGCGTCGTCCGCGCTATGGGCGTCGGACTTCATGGGCGGCAACGGGCGGCGCAGCGACGGGCAGGTGATGACCGGGCCGTTCGCGTACGAGGCGGGCGGCTGGCCGATCAACTACGGCGTCACCAGCGAGAAGTACCTGACCCGCAACATCGGGCGCCCCGACCGCCCCATCACGCTGCCCACCAAGGCCGAGCTGAACGGCGCGCTTGCGATCGCCACGTACGACGTGTCGCCGTGGAACTCCGCGCCCAGCACGCAGGGCTTCCGCAACAAGATCGAGGGCTGGACGGTCAGCGAGACCAAGGGCGGCTACCTGCACAACCGGGTCCACCAGTGGGTCGGCGGCCACATGATCGGCGCCGCCTCACCGAACGACCCGGTCTTCTGGCTGCACCACGCCTTCATCGACCTGATCTGGGTGCGCTGGCAGCGCCGCCACCCCGCCTCGGCCTACCTGCCGTCCAGGCCACTGGCCGCCAAGGACCCCGAACACGGCCGGGTGGTCAGCGCGCAGGAGCCGATGCCGCCGTTCAACGTGAAGCCGGCGGCGATGAAGGATCATCGCCGGTTCTACTCCTACGAAGAGGAATGA
- a CDS encoding tyrosinase family oxidase copper chaperone, translating into MTRRRVIGSGVTAVAAVSGTAAALRPMMTARQTDTDAAPGGPGTAAATAPGTGAGGAPQAPLAPGAVPALFDEVYRGRRIQGFPDPGEDGVAIKVDGMPLQVMRRVDGSWISAANHYQPFTTPLATARGAVDVIGRAELSMTTEHHH; encoded by the coding sequence GTGACCCGCAGACGGGTGATCGGATCGGGCGTGACGGCGGTGGCCGCGGTGTCGGGGACCGCGGCGGCGCTGCGGCCCATGATGACGGCACGTCAGACGGATACGGACGCCGCGCCCGGCGGCCCCGGGACCGCGGCCGCCACCGCGCCGGGCACCGGGGCCGGCGGAGCGCCGCAGGCGCCGCTCGCGCCGGGGGCCGTGCCCGCGCTCTTCGACGAGGTCTACCGGGGTCGTCGCATCCAGGGTTTCCCCGACCCCGGCGAGGACGGCGTCGCCATCAAGGTCGACGGGATGCCGTTGCAGGTCATGCGGCGGGTGGACGGCAGCTGGATCAGCGCGGCCAACCACTACCAGCCCTTCACGACGCCGCTGGCCACCGCCAGGGGAGCGGTCGACGTCATCGGGCGTGCCGAGTTGTCCATGACCACCGAGCACCACCACTGA
- a CDS encoding glycoside hydrolase family 26 protein translates to MANRRHWMAGTGVGVATAALLMTGLTTTALGSAFTGARSPFGAASAHPGTLTVPYMGAFTDSGSEGVEHIAELEDWLGGTPMRVGHTYLPGDSWQGIEGDQDLLQPWADWRRADPSRLFVLNVPMQARNEDHLGDSQVRSLIQQGASGAFDEHFTRLAQHLVELGVPDTVIVLGWEMNGTTYSHRCAPDPADWKTYWNRVVTAMRSVPGQKFRFDFAPSRGTDDIPWTECYPGDDTVDVIGMDSYDQPPGEPFYEQVTEPYGLQAQVDFADRHGKEVSYPEWGLFRNGDDPDYVALMLRWMSDHNALYQTITDYCPHGVWQCTDNPMSSRVFRAMLYARNTQPEPLPEPTESAKPTPIATPTLTVTPSVTLAPAVTPSPSVTLAPAVTPTPSVTPTPTVTPTPSVTPSPVGSAPTTVPHPPAPSAPPVAPPGAAPVPKPLATVEACLPLELSDDMKKQYESGQMCFHLTPKAAPKATKPPATPGVPKKTA, encoded by the coding sequence ATGGCCAACCGACGCCACTGGATGGCGGGGACGGGTGTCGGAGTCGCCACGGCCGCTCTGCTGATGACCGGCCTGACGACCACCGCCCTCGGCTCCGCCTTCACCGGCGCCCGCAGCCCGTTCGGCGCCGCCTCGGCCCACCCCGGCACCCTGACCGTCCCGTACATGGGCGCCTTCACCGACTCGGGCTCCGAGGGCGTCGAGCACATCGCCGAGCTGGAGGACTGGCTCGGCGGCACCCCGATGCGCGTCGGCCACACCTACCTGCCCGGTGACAGCTGGCAGGGCATCGAGGGCGACCAGGACCTGCTGCAGCCCTGGGCGGACTGGCGGCGGGCGGACCCGAGCCGGCTGTTCGTGCTCAACGTGCCGATGCAGGCGCGCAACGAGGACCACCTCGGCGACAGCCAGGTCCGCTCGCTGATCCAGCAGGGCGCGAGCGGCGCCTTCGACGAGCACTTCACCCGGCTGGCGCAGCACCTGGTGGAGCTGGGCGTGCCCGACACCGTGATCGTGCTCGGCTGGGAGATGAACGGCACCACCTACTCGCACCGCTGCGCCCCCGACCCGGCGGACTGGAAGACGTACTGGAACCGCGTCGTCACCGCGATGCGGTCGGTGCCCGGCCAGAAGTTCCGCTTCGACTTCGCGCCCAGCCGCGGCACCGACGACATCCCGTGGACCGAGTGCTATCCCGGCGACGACACGGTCGACGTCATCGGCATGGACTCCTACGACCAGCCGCCGGGCGAGCCCTTCTACGAGCAGGTCACCGAACCGTACGGGCTCCAGGCGCAGGTCGACTTCGCGGACCGGCACGGCAAGGAGGTCTCCTACCCGGAGTGGGGCCTGTTCAGGAACGGCGACGACCCGGACTACGTCGCCCTGATGCTGCGCTGGATGAGCGACCACAACGCGCTCTACCAGACCATCACCGACTACTGCCCGCACGGCGTGTGGCAGTGCACGGACAATCCGATGTCGTCGAGGGTCTTCCGCGCGATGCTCTACGCCCGCAATACGCAGCCCGAACCGCTGCCCGAGCCGACGGAGTCGGCAAAGCCGACGCCCATCGCGACGCCGACACTTACGGTGACGCCTTCGGTGACGCTGGCACCCGCCGTGACGCCGAGCCCTTCGGTGACGCTGGCACCCGCCGTGACGCCGACACCCTCGGTCACGCCGACGCCCACCGTGACCCCGACGCCTTCCGTGACGCCCAGCCCGGTCGGTTCCGCGCCGACGACCGTGCCGCACCCTCCGGCCCCGTCCGCCCCGCCCGTGGCGCCGCCCGGGGCAGCGCCCGTACCGAAGCCGCTGGCCACTGTCGAGGCGTGCCTGCCGCTCGAACTGAGCGACGACATGAAGAAGCAGTACGAGAGCGGTCAGATGTGCTTCCACCTCACGCCCAAGGCGGCGCCCAAGGCGACGAAGCCGCCGGCCACACCGGGGGTGCCCAAGAAGACGGCGTGA
- a CDS encoding GNAT family N-acetyltransferase translates to MTPPAGLAVTICRDPREFAALADEWTALHRRCPQATPFQSHAWLHSWWLSYATRRDRLRVVLVRCQGELVGAAPLLRTFRPLPVLLPLGGGITDYADVLVAADTLPAGEVTAALAAGLRRAARGAVVDLREVRAGGAAHALYEAWRGPKRRAADSVCLELPGLPMDGLIARVGSSRGQRIRSDLRKLDAAGVLERDVPAHEVGDAVATMLRLHHMQWQGRGVTPEHVRPRFAQHLTRAAAAMVAAGDAVVTEFSVGGAVVAANLTVLSPALAGGYLYGAHPDLRGTKVDVTTLLMRHGVRHAAGGGRPVLTLLRGAEPHKFHWKPEHLPNHRLLLANRPLGPLLYARHALNVAAVRARRTAAARLPALRAWRARLNDLRARRA, encoded by the coding sequence GTGACGCCCCCCGCCGGTCTGGCCGTCACCATCTGCCGCGACCCGCGCGAATTCGCCGCGCTCGCCGACGAGTGGACGGCCCTGCACCGGCGCTGCCCGCAGGCGACGCCCTTCCAGAGCCACGCCTGGCTGCACTCCTGGTGGCTGTCCTACGCCACCCGCCGCGACCGCCTCCGGGTGGTCCTGGTCCGCTGCCAGGGCGAATTGGTCGGTGCGGCGCCGTTGCTGCGCACCTTCCGTCCGCTGCCGGTGCTGCTGCCGCTCGGCGGCGGGATCACCGACTACGCCGACGTCCTGGTCGCCGCCGACACCCTGCCCGCGGGCGAGGTGACCGCCGCCCTCGCCGCGGGCCTGCGGCGGGCCGCCAGGGGAGCGGTGGTCGACCTGCGCGAGGTACGGGCCGGCGGCGCGGCCCACGCGCTGTACGAGGCCTGGCGCGGCCCGAAGCGGCGGGCGGCCGACTCGGTGTGCCTGGAACTGCCCGGCCTGCCGATGGACGGCCTGATCGCCCGGGTCGGCAGCTCGCGCGGGCAGCGCATCAGGTCCGACCTGCGCAAGCTGGACGCGGCCGGGGTGCTGGAGCGGGACGTCCCCGCGCACGAGGTGGGCGACGCGGTCGCCACCATGCTGCGGCTGCACCATATGCAGTGGCAGGGCCGCGGGGTGACCCCGGAACACGTGCGGCCGCGCTTCGCCCAGCACCTGACGCGCGCGGCGGCCGCGATGGTGGCGGCGGGCGACGCGGTGGTCACCGAGTTCAGCGTCGGCGGCGCGGTGGTCGCGGCGAACCTGACCGTCCTGTCGCCCGCCCTGGCCGGCGGCTACCTCTACGGCGCCCACCCGGACCTGCGCGGCACGAAGGTCGACGTCACGACGCTGCTGATGCGGCACGGCGTACGCCACGCGGCGGGCGGCGGGCGGCCGGTGCTGACACTGCTGCGCGGCGCGGAGCCGCACAAATTCCACTGGAAGCCCGAGCATCTGCCCAACCACCGGCTGCTGCTGGCCAACCGCCCGCTCGGGCCGCTGCTCTACGCCCGCCACGCGCTGAACGTCGCCGCCGTCCGCGCCCGCCGCACCGCCGCGGCCCGGCTGCCCGCCCTGCGGGCCTGGCGCGCCCGCCTGAACGACCTGCGGGCGCGCCGGGCGTGA
- a CDS encoding lipopolysaccharide biosynthesis protein, with the protein MKAPRWVPLPLGLGIGLAAGLGYGLAAAPQYAATSYVMVVPDHADSPTALGFAQAYGRVVTGSAVLAGAQAAAGTPADSLRGHVQAQTSPDAPMISVTGTAASGPAAARYANAVARSLTATGNRNAPSTGVRLLVFSPASAPASPASPSAALSAAVGASAGGLLGALALLVRPASRREDADGAAAVPAPAHAPAARESV; encoded by the coding sequence ATGAAGGCACCCCGCTGGGTCCCGCTCCCGCTGGGCCTCGGCATCGGCCTGGCCGCCGGCCTCGGCTACGGGCTGGCCGCGGCGCCGCAATATGCCGCGACCAGCTACGTGATGGTCGTACCCGACCACGCCGACTCGCCGACGGCACTGGGCTTCGCGCAGGCGTACGGCCGGGTGGTGACCGGCTCCGCGGTGCTCGCGGGGGCCCAGGCGGCCGCCGGGACCCCGGCCGACAGCCTGCGCGGGCACGTACAGGCGCAGACCTCGCCGGACGCGCCGATGATCTCGGTGACGGGTACGGCGGCGAGCGGGCCTGCCGCGGCCCGTTACGCCAACGCCGTGGCCCGGTCCCTCACCGCGACCGGCAACCGCAACGCGCCGAGCACCGGGGTGCGCCTGCTGGTCTTCTCGCCCGCCTCCGCCCCCGCCTCCCCCGCCTCGCCGTCGGCGGCCCTGTCCGCCGCGGTGGGCGCGAGCGCGGGCGGGCTGCTGGGCGCGCTGGCGCTGCTGGTACGTCCGGCGTCCCGGCGCGAGGACGCCGACGGCGCGGCGGCCGTACCCGCACCGGCCCACGCCCCCGCCGCCCGGGAGAGCGTGTGA
- a CDS encoding glycosyltransferase — translation MKVVHVITGLGIGGAEQQLRLLLRHLPRDAAQCHVVTLTNPGVVADGIRADGTEVTHLGMAGNRDLSAVPRLVRLIRSGGFDLVHTHLYRACVYGRVAARLAGVRAVVATEHSLGDSQIEGRPLSAGTRALYRATERMGSGTAAVSATVAHRLRAWGVADDRIRVVPNGIDPARFRHDAAVRAAVRGRLGLPPAGYVVSGVGRLVRAKRFDLLVRAAAANPGTYLLLAGTGPERGDLLRLAAGLGAADRVMVVSALDGGPDVPEVLAAADLFVSPCPEEAFGLAVVEALAAGLPVLYAACPAIEDLPPYDAPGASRIGAGPEELAAAISRQRRAGPVRLPVPRAVEQYHIAHTADRVLALYASALASARKK, via the coding sequence GTGAAGGTCGTGCATGTCATCACTGGGCTCGGGATCGGCGGGGCCGAGCAGCAGTTGCGGCTCTTGTTGCGGCATCTGCCACGGGACGCGGCGCAGTGTCATGTCGTGACGCTCACGAATCCGGGGGTCGTCGCGGACGGGATCCGGGCGGACGGCACAGAGGTCACCCACTTGGGCATGGCGGGGAATCGGGACCTGAGCGCGGTGCCGCGGCTGGTGCGGCTCATCAGGTCGGGGGGGTTCGACCTGGTGCACACCCACCTCTACCGCGCCTGCGTGTACGGCAGGGTCGCCGCCCGCCTGGCGGGGGTGCGGGCGGTGGTGGCGACCGAGCACTCGCTCGGGGACTCGCAGATCGAGGGCCGGCCGCTGAGCGCGGGCACGCGGGCGCTGTACCGCGCGACGGAGCGCATGGGCTCGGGCACCGCCGCGGTGTCGGCGACGGTCGCGCACCGCCTCCGTGCCTGGGGCGTCGCGGACGACCGCATCCGGGTGGTGCCGAACGGCATCGACCCGGCGCGCTTCCGCCACGACGCCGCCGTACGCGCGGCGGTACGCGGGCGGCTGGGCCTGCCGCCCGCGGGCTACGTCGTGAGCGGCGTCGGCCGCCTCGTTCGGGCCAAGCGGTTCGACCTGCTGGTGCGCGCGGCCGCCGCGAACCCCGGTACGTATCTGCTGCTCGCCGGCACGGGCCCGGAGCGCGGCGACCTGCTGCGGCTCGCCGCCGGCCTCGGCGCGGCGGACCGCGTCATGGTGGTGAGCGCCCTGGACGGCGGGCCGGACGTGCCCGAGGTGCTGGCCGCGGCGGACCTGTTCGTGTCGCCGTGCCCCGAGGAGGCCTTCGGGCTGGCCGTGGTGGAGGCGCTGGCGGCCGGGCTGCCCGTGCTCTACGCCGCCTGCCCGGCGATCGAGGACCTGCCGCCGTACGACGCGCCCGGCGCGAGCCGGATCGGCGCGGGGCCGGAGGAACTGGCCGCGGCGATCAGCCGGCAGCGCCGCGCGGGCCCGGTGCGGCTGCCGGTGCCGCGGGCCGTCGAGCAGTACCACATCGCCCACACCGCGGACCGCGTCCTGGCCCTGTACGCCTCGGCTCTCGCGTCCGCCAGGAAGAAATGA
- a CDS encoding polysaccharide deacetylase family protein, with product MPSEAAPPVPWVLMYHSVADCGDDPYLVTVSPQRLAEQLIWLRRNGLTGVGVGELLRARSEGRGRRLVGLTFDDGYADFLTTAVPLLLEHGHRATVFVLPGRLGGTNAWDADGPRKPLLTAEQIRAVGSAGMEVGSHGLVHTDLTSADEGRLAAEAAGSRALLAELTGRPPEGFCYPYGAVDSRAVRAVRSAGYAYACGVAPGALAGTFALPRTYVGDRDSSARLRVKRLLHAFPAGRVPLERLRALHA from the coding sequence ATGCCGTCTGAAGCCGCGCCACCCGTCCCCTGGGTGCTCATGTACCACTCCGTCGCGGACTGCGGTGACGACCCCTACCTCGTCACCGTCAGCCCGCAGCGGCTCGCAGAACAACTCATCTGGCTGCGGCGGAACGGCCTCACCGGCGTCGGCGTCGGCGAACTCCTCCGGGCCCGTTCGGAAGGCCGCGGGCGGCGGCTCGTCGGGCTCACCTTCGACGACGGTTACGCCGACTTCCTCACCACCGCCGTGCCGCTGTTGCTCGAACACGGCCACCGCGCCACCGTCTTCGTCCTGCCCGGGCGCCTCGGCGGCACCAACGCGTGGGACGCGGACGGGCCGCGCAAGCCCCTGCTCACCGCCGAGCAGATCCGTGCGGTCGGCTCCGCCGGGATGGAGGTGGGGTCGCACGGGCTGGTCCACACCGACCTCACCTCCGCCGACGAAGGGCGGCTCGCCGCCGAGGCCGCCGGGAGCCGGGCGCTGCTCGCCGAGCTCACCGGGCGGCCGCCCGAGGGCTTCTGCTACCCCTACGGCGCGGTGGACTCCCGGGCCGTCCGGGCGGTGCGCTCCGCGGGTTACGCCTACGCCTGCGGGGTCGCGCCCGGGGCGCTCGCCGGGACCTTCGCGCTGCCCCGCACCTACGTCGGCGACCGCGACTCGTCCGCGCGGTTGCGCGTGAAGCGCCTTCTGCACGCCTTTCCCGCGGGGCGCGTGCCGCTTGAGCGGCTGCGGGCCCTCCATGCCTAG
- a CDS encoding lipid II flippase MurJ — protein sequence MTELVRLPPRLRPDPPHAAPPRGFVARAAALTAGLSVAGSVLGLLRDQVIARLFGAGAGSDAFLVAWTVPELAATVLIEDAMALLLVPAFSAALARGGTNALVRGTLPRLAALLAAATAALCAAAPLVVHLLAPGLADPRLAVSCTRLTAATVLTFGLTGYLSAALRAHHRFLPPAAVYVAYNVGIVSTLLALHGRWGVQSAAAGVAVGGALMVLVQLPSFVRALRPGAAGDGVQAAPLADPAPPGAPRPFPVQRRARVPIGLALVVPVVLFAVARQAQVLVERFFAAGLPAGAISHLNYAQKVAQLPMALSIMVCTVTFPVVARALAAGDRERARQRVERDLTLACVVVLLGTAYVIACAPQIIQTLFQRGAFDQADTAATAAVMRVYALGLLGQSLVGALIRPYFSAGRPTWYPVAAMAAGLGLTAVADTAAVSAWGAYGIAAGNAAGISLTAVLLLRGLAARAVPVRVAALVAAVCPYVLAAAAATGAGWCTTRLLPGPAVLVAAACCLTVPLAFAAAAAAAGAPVRSLPHAV from the coding sequence ATGACCGAGCTCGTACGCCTGCCGCCGCGGCTGCGCCCGGACCCGCCCCATGCGGCGCCGCCGCGCGGTTTCGTGGCGCGGGCCGCCGCGCTGACCGCGGGGCTGAGTGTCGCCGGGTCCGTACTCGGCCTGCTGCGGGACCAGGTCATCGCGCGGCTGTTCGGCGCGGGCGCGGGCAGCGACGCCTTCCTCGTCGCCTGGACGGTGCCGGAACTCGCCGCGACCGTCCTCATCGAGGACGCGATGGCACTGCTGCTCGTCCCGGCCTTCAGCGCGGCCCTCGCCAGAGGCGGCACGAACGCCCTGGTCCGCGGCACCCTGCCGCGCCTCGCCGCACTGCTCGCCGCGGCCACCGCGGCCCTGTGCGCCGCCGCGCCGCTGGTCGTCCATCTCCTCGCCCCCGGGCTGGCCGACCCCCGCCTGGCCGTCAGCTGCACCCGGCTGACCGCCGCCACCGTCCTCACCTTCGGCCTCACCGGCTACCTCAGCGCCGCCCTGCGCGCCCACCACCGCTTCCTCCCGCCGGCCGCCGTCTACGTCGCCTACAACGTCGGCATCGTCAGCACCCTGCTGGCCCTGCACGGCCGTTGGGGCGTCCAGTCGGCGGCGGCCGGGGTGGCGGTGGGGGGCGCGCTCATGGTGCTGGTCCAACTGCCGTCCTTCGTACGGGCTTTGCGGCCGGGGGCGGCGGGGGACGGGGTTCAGGCCGCGCCGCTCGCGGACCCGGCGCCGCCCGGCGCACCGCGTCCGTTCCCCGTCCAGCGCCGAGCGCGGGTCCCGATCGGGCTGGCCCTCGTCGTCCCCGTCGTGCTGTTCGCCGTCGCGCGGCAGGCGCAGGTGCTGGTCGAGCGGTTCTTCGCGGCCGGGCTGCCCGCCGGGGCGATCTCGCACCTCAACTACGCTCAGAAGGTGGCGCAGTTGCCGATGGCGCTGTCGATCATGGTCTGCACCGTCACCTTCCCGGTCGTCGCGCGCGCCCTCGCCGCGGGCGACCGCGAACGCGCCAGGCAGCGGGTCGAGCGCGACCTCACCCTGGCCTGCGTCGTCGTCCTGCTCGGCACCGCGTACGTCATCGCCTGCGCGCCGCAGATCATCCAGACGCTCTTCCAGCGCGGCGCCTTCGACCAGGCCGACACCGCCGCGACCGCCGCCGTCATGCGGGTCTACGCGCTCGGGCTGCTCGGGCAGAGCCTGGTCGGCGCGCTCATCCGGCCGTACTTCTCCGCGGGCCGGCCGACCTGGTACCCCGTCGCCGCGATGGCCGCCGGCCTGGGCCTGACCGCCGTCGCCGACACCGCCGCCGTCAGCGCGTGGGGCGCGTACGGCATCGCGGCCGGCAACGCCGCCGGGATCAGCCTGACCGCCGTCCTCCTGCTGCGGGGGCTGGCCGCCCGCGCCGTCCCCGTCCGGGTGGCCGCCCTCGTCGCCGCCGTCTGCCCCTACGTCCTCGCCGCCGCCGCGGCCACCGGTGCCGGGTGGTGCACCACCCGGCTGCTGCCCGGCCCCGCGGTCCTCGTCGCGGCCGCCTGCTGCCTCACCGTCCCGCTCGCCTTCGCCGCCGCAGCAGCCGCGGCCGGCGCACCCGTACGGAGCCTGCCTCATGCCGTCTGA
- a CDS encoding O-antigen ligase family protein: protein MALATAALPPLSPRLRELRQHAPLLPALATVLLLAAPVSTGDVSASGKVTPADAASAVLVATAAVRLLRARSRPLTPAAAAVLGAPVLGFAAAAVTSLDPGAGLAGFLRYVQVFVAVPAAVVLLLRDRHDFAVVAAAIVLLALVQGAVGTWQYATGSGASYMGEDIRAVGTFGPSDVMGMATVVAYGLVIAVGYALVPPQRGAPPWLRPAALCCAALLVVPLAVSFSRGTWIATGLACAAMVLLAGRRQALRIFGVLAASAVVLVGGLGVGSHMIGERAASITQVTDAPDPSVTDRYTLWSAALGMWREHPVTGVGLKRFPAERDGHAALALSSASDTAGAGQAFTREPLLSPHNMYLLALSEQGLLGCTLLVGGWAAFLALGLRRLRAARARTGLGPGMAAVGLLAWQCVDFLYADIGGPSTVLTALLLGLAAWWALHAEDGGAR, encoded by the coding sequence ATGGCCCTTGCGACGGCGGCGCTCCCGCCGCTCTCCCCCCGGCTGCGCGAGCTGCGGCAGCACGCCCCGCTGCTGCCCGCGCTGGCGACGGTGCTGCTGCTGGCCGCGCCGGTCAGCACCGGTGACGTCAGCGCCTCGGGCAAGGTAACGCCGGCCGACGCCGCCTCCGCGGTGCTCGTCGCGACCGCCGCCGTCCGGCTGCTGCGTGCCCGTTCCCGCCCGCTGACCCCGGCCGCGGCCGCCGTGCTGGGCGCGCCCGTGCTGGGTTTCGCCGCGGCCGCCGTCACCTCGCTCGACCCGGGCGCGGGGCTCGCCGGATTCCTGCGCTATGTGCAGGTGTTCGTGGCGGTGCCCGCCGCTGTCGTCCTGCTGCTGCGCGACCGGCACGACTTCGCCGTCGTCGCCGCCGCGATCGTGCTGCTCGCCCTCGTCCAGGGCGCCGTCGGCACGTGGCAGTACGCCACCGGCAGTGGCGCGTCGTACATGGGCGAGGACATCCGCGCGGTCGGCACCTTCGGCCCCTCCGATGTGATGGGCATGGCGACGGTCGTCGCGTACGGGCTGGTGATCGCCGTCGGCTACGCCCTCGTACCGCCGCAGCGCGGCGCCCCGCCCTGGCTGCGGCCCGCGGCACTGTGCTGCGCCGCGCTGCTCGTCGTCCCGCTCGCGGTGTCCTTCAGCCGCGGTACGTGGATCGCCACCGGCCTCGCCTGCGCGGCGATGGTCCTGCTCGCCGGCCGGCGCCAGGCGCTGCGGATCTTCGGCGTGCTGGCCGCGAGCGCCGTCGTCCTGGTCGGGGGCCTCGGTGTCGGCTCGCACATGATCGGCGAGCGCGCCGCCAGCATCACCCAGGTCACCGACGCCCCCGACCCCTCGGTCACCGACCGGTACACCCTGTGGTCGGCCGCCCTCGGCATGTGGCGCGAACACCCCGTCACCGGCGTCGGCCTCAAGCGCTTCCCCGCCGAGCGCGACGGGCACGCCGCCCTCGCGCTGTCCTCGGCGAGCGACACGGCGGGCGCCGGTCAGGCGTTCACCCGCGAACCGCTGCTCTCGCCGCACAACATGTACCTGCTCGCGCTGAGCGAGCAGGGCCTGCTCGGCTGCACCCTGCTGGTGGGCGGCTGGGCCGCCTTCCTCGCCCTGGGACTGCGGCGGCTGCGGGCCGCCCGCGCCCGTACCGGCCTCGGGCCGGGAATGGCCGCGGTCGGGCTGCTCGCCTGGCAGTGCGTGGACTTCCTCTACGCCGACATCGGCGGCCCCTCGACCGTGCTGACCGCGCTGCTGCTGGGCCTCGCCGCGTGGTGGGCGCTGCACGCGGAGGACGGCGGCGCGCGATGA